The proteins below come from a single Triticum aestivum cultivar Chinese Spring chromosome 5D, IWGSC CS RefSeq v2.1, whole genome shotgun sequence genomic window:
- the LOC123120311 gene encoding uncharacterized protein, translated as MAAPAALDVSLERVATAPAVPPPGIGVDSATAEAEFLWELRKYVLLLATLAASVTYSAGLSPPGGFWPDNDADRGARLAGDPVLLVTYPRRYKAFFYCNATAFVASLVIVNLLLVRSLGHRRRWLRALQAAMLLDQFGLMGAYAAGSCRDAAMSAYVFVLVALVACYVSAHVLVFVLFAPTARGDKVTPADRVERARKYLLIFATLAATITYQAGVSTPGGFWPGSQDSDHLAGDPMLRVQHPSRFMVFFYSNTTAFVASLVVVMLLMSNTVTQHGFRSCALWVCTGAAMVGLMGAFASGSCRSLKTSMYVVALVAAVLLYIAIQALVFLCEPVKNLIHDWQQALDRYLNKFERLDLEQQNQQQSRASEHGNDDAYQILRKSRMYLLLLGILAASVTYQAGLNPPGGFWQGDAAADSRHHYLAGDPILHITYPRRYLAFFYCNATAFVASLVILILLLSNILSTQGIKYCALQVAMILDLFGLIGAYAAGSCRQVSKSVYVSLLVVPVFLYVGIHVVVFMLEVWPARPAWIQALSEKMEQCAPSWLKELFEHPEQGEEEAADVERTLEKRRKLLLLLAILAASLTYQAGMGPPGGFWQESKLGHVAGDPVLNDNYPRRYVAFFYCNATAFVASLAVIMLLVNRKLSARGIRSHALRVCVILDLVGLMGAFAAGSCRKVSTSIYVLVLTFAVLLCIALQVTLVLSETAQGLAKRLLSKLGAGEDQAGGDGRHGTGVAAGGARDLWDEKLPKYLLLLAALAAAVTYQAAMSPPGGLWGDTTGHTAGDPVLTSNYPRRYKAFFYCNATSFMASLVIMVLLLIKRVSDTPPALLALHAAMILDLFGLMGAYAAGSCRRVRTSAYILALVVGVSAYIAVLVVASIGIAGRLRSAMDWLTEQVTRCFSVHDM; from the coding sequence ATGGCGGCGCCTGCTGCTCTTGACGTTAGCCTCGAGAGGGTAGCTACGGCACCGGCCGTTCCACCACCCGGCATCGGCGTCGACAGTGCCACCGCGGAGGCGGAGTTCCTCTGGGAGCTGCGCAAGTACGTGCTGCTCCTCGCCACGCTCGCGGCCTCCGTCACCTACTCCGCGGGGCTGAGTCCGCCAGGCGGGTTCTGGCCCGACAACGACGCCGACAGAGGCGCGCGTCTCGCCGGCGACCCGGTGCTCCTCGTCACCTACCCGCGCCGATACAAGGCCTTCTTCTACTGCAACGCCACCGCCTTCGTCGCCTCCCTCGTCATCGTCAACCTCCTGCTCGTCCGCTCGCTCGGCCACCGCCGGCGGTGGCTGCGCGCGCTCCAGGCCGCCATGCTGCTCGACCAGTTCGGTCTCATGGGGGCCTACGCCGCGGGCAGCTGCAGGGACGCGGCCATGTCCGCCTACGTCTTCGTTCTCGTCGCCTTGGTTGCCTGCTACGTCTCCGCCCACGTCCTCGTCTTCGTGCTCTTCGCCCCGACAGCGCGCGGCGACAAGGTCACGCCGGCCGACAGAGTGGAGCGCGCGCGCAAGTACCTGCTCATCTTCGCGACGCTGGCGGCGACCATCACGTACCAGGCCGGTGTCAGCACGCCGGGCGGGTTCTGGCCGGGCAGCCAGGACAGCGACCACCTGGCCGGCGACCCCATGCTCCGCGTCCAGCACCCGTCCCGCTTCATGGTCTTCTTCTACTCCAACACCACCGCGTTCGTCGCGTCGCTGGTCGTCGTCATGCTGCTCATGAGCAACACCGTGACGCAGCACGGGTTCCGGTCATGCGCACTCTGGGTGTGCACGGGCGCGGCCATGGTGGGGCTCATGGGCGCCTTCGCCTCCGGGAGCTGCCGGAGCCTCAAGACCTCCATGTACGTCGTCGCGCTGGTGGCCGCCGTTCTCCTCTACATCGCCATTCAGGCACTCGTGTTCTTGTGCGAGCCCGTGAAGAATTTGATCCACGACTGGCAACAAGCACTTGACAGGTACCTCAACAAATTTGAGAGATTGGACTTGGAGCAGCAAAATCAGCAGCAAAGCAGAGCATCCGAGCACGGCAATGACGACGCGTACCAGATTCTGAGGAAGTCGCGGATGTATCTGCTGCTCCTCGGGATTCTTGCGGCGAGCGTGACATACCAAGCCGGACTGAACCCACCGGGCGGCTTCTGGCAAGGCGATGCAGCCGCCGACAGTCGCCACCACTACCTCGCCGGCGACCCGATCCTCCACATCACGTATCCCCGGCGATACCTGGCCTTCTTCTACTGCAACGCCACCGCCTTCGTCGCGTCGCTCGTCATCCTCATACTCCTGCTGAGCAACATACTCAGCACCCAGGGGATCAAGTACTGCGCGTTGCAGGTCGCCATGATCCTGGACCTGTTTGGCCTGATCGGCGCCTACGCCGCCGGGAGCTGCCGGCAAGTGTCCAAATCCGTGTACGTCTCGCTGCTCGTCGTTCCTGTGTTCCTCTACGTCGGCATCCATGTCGTGGTCTTCATGTTAGAAGTGTGGCCGGCTCGCCCGGCATGGATCCAAGCGTTGAGTGAGAAGATGGAGCAGTGCGCCCCCAGCTGGCTCAAGGAGCTGTTCGAGCACCCCgagcagggggaggaggaggcggcggacgtCGAACGGACACTGGAGAAGAGGCGGAAGCTTCTGCTGCTTCTTGCGATCCTTGCGGCGAGCCTCACCTACCAAGCCGGCATGGGCCCGCCGGGCGGCTTCTGGCAAGAGAGCAAGCTCGGCCATGTCGCCGGCGACCCGGTGCTCAACGACAACTACCCGCGCCGCTACGTGGCCTTCTTCTACTGCAACGCGACGGCCTTCGTCGCGTCCCTTGCCGTCATCATGCTGCTGGTGAACAGGAAGCTCTCGGCGAGAGGGATACGGTCTCACGCACTGCGGGTGTGCGTGATCCTCGACCTCGTCGGCCTCATGGGCGCCTTCGCCGCCGGGAGCTGCCGGAAGGTGTCGACCTCGATCTACGTCCTCGTTCTGACATTCGCAGTTCTGCTCTGCATCGCTCTCCAGGTCACGCTGGTCTTGTCGGAGACGGCGCAAGGTCTTGCCAAGAGGCTCCTGTCAAAGCTCGGCGCGGGCGAAGACCAAGCCGGAGGCGACGGGCGGCATGGCACGGGCGTcgccgccggaggggcgcgtgaTCTCTGGGACGAGAAGCTGCCCAAATACCTGCTGCTGctcgccgcgctcgccgccgccgtcacgtACCAGGCCGCGATGAGCCCGCCGGGCGGCCTCTGGGGCGACACCACCGGCCACACCGCCGGCGATCCGGTTCTCACGAGCAACTACCCGCGCCGGTACAAGGCCTTCTTCTACTGCAACGCCACGTCCTTCATGGCGTCCCTGGTGATCATGGTCCTCCTGCTGATCAAGAGGGTGAGCGACACCCCGCCGGCGCTCTTGGCGCTGCACGCCGCCATGATCCTGGACCTGTTTGGCCTCATGGGTGCGTACGCCGCTGGGAGCTGCAGGAGGGTGAGGACGTCGGCCTACATCCTGGCGCTGGTCGTCGGGGTCTCGGCGTACATTGCTGTGCTCGTCGTGGCATCCATCGGCATAGCGGGGCGACTGAGAAGCGCAATGGACTGGCTGACGGAGCAAGTGACGCGGTGCTTCTCCGTGCATGATATGTAG